Proteins encoded together in one Desulfobacteraceae bacterium window:
- a CDS encoding ABC transporter ATP-binding protein: MKTRLQIVHPGKQPAAARNILEVERVSKSFATNGSGKITVLQDIAFKVRRGEFLCILGRSGCGKSTLLKILAGFMQPSTGAVRINGRPAARPGPDRCVVFQEDALFGWLTVRENIAFGLRGRGITRREKERGVDRFLSLVGLTDFGNYLPAEISGGMKQRVALARVLILQPEVLLMDEPFAALDAQTREEMQDLLLRLWSELAHTIVFVTHDVGEAALLADRILLFDHAPGRIKEEFQIALLRPRQKEDDGYYALCRSITAKIKAL, encoded by the coding sequence GTGAAGACCCGCCTCCAGATCGTCCACCCGGGAAAACAACCGGCAGCGGCACGGAACATTCTTGAAGTCGAGCGGGTGAGCAAATCCTTTGCCACCAATGGTTCAGGGAAAATCACGGTGCTGCAGGACATTGCTTTCAAGGTCCGCCGCGGAGAGTTTCTCTGTATTCTTGGCCGCAGCGGGTGCGGCAAGTCGACCCTGCTCAAAATTTTGGCCGGCTTCATGCAGCCCAGCACCGGCGCTGTTCGGATCAACGGGAGGCCCGCCGCGCGGCCCGGACCGGACCGTTGCGTGGTATTCCAGGAGGATGCCCTGTTTGGCTGGCTGACCGTGAGGGAAAACATCGCCTTTGGTTTGCGAGGGCGTGGGATCACCCGCCGCGAAAAAGAACGAGGCGTGGACCGTTTTCTGTCACTGGTGGGGTTGACCGATTTCGGCAACTATCTGCCGGCGGAAATTTCAGGGGGCATGAAGCAGCGGGTGGCCCTGGCGCGGGTATTGATTCTGCAGCCTGAAGTGTTGCTCATGGACGAGCCGTTCGCCGCCCTGGACGCCCAGACGCGTGAGGAAATGCAGGATCTGCTGCTGCGGCTCTGGTCCGAGTTGGCCCACACCATCGTTTTCGTGACCCATGACGTGGGGGAAGCGGCGCTGCTGGCCGATCGAATTTTGCTGTTCGATCACGCGCCAGGTCGCATCAAGGAGGAATTCCAAATCGCTCTCCTCCGGCCGAGGCAAAAAGAGGATGACGGCTATTACGCCCTGTGCCGTTCCATAACCGCGAAAATAAAAGCCCTTTGA
- a CDS encoding ABC transporter permease, giving the protein MCETGLAPAYLLPHPKDVLATASSYLFGDSADTAYAGRFFEDFTASATRVLLGFGLAVIAGIPLGVLSGRLALVNRLLSTTINALRAVPGISWLPLAMVWFGIGIKTTVFLVALAAFFPVYLNAEAGARQVNPTLLQAGAMMGVRRLRGTFAILLPAAMPNIITGLRLGMGISWAYLVLGELTGVPNGLGALIMDARMLGRIDIIVMGIILIALIGRLCDVGLYLMLRLSFKSARRIP; this is encoded by the coding sequence GTGTGCGAAACCGGCCTGGCGCCTGCCTATCTGCTGCCGCATCCCAAGGATGTCCTGGCGACGGCTTCATCCTATCTTTTCGGTGATTCCGCAGATACAGCTTATGCAGGCCGGTTTTTCGAAGACTTCACCGCCAGCGCCACCCGGGTGCTGTTGGGGTTCGGCCTGGCAGTGATCGCGGGCATTCCGCTGGGGGTTCTCTCCGGCCGGCTGGCCTTGGTGAACCGCCTGTTGAGCACCACGATCAACGCCCTGCGGGCGGTTCCCGGCATCAGCTGGCTCCCTCTGGCCATGGTCTGGTTCGGCATCGGCATTAAAACCACCGTCTTCCTGGTGGCCCTGGCGGCCTTTTTTCCGGTTTACCTCAATGCCGAGGCCGGAGCCCGCCAGGTCAATCCCACGCTGCTGCAGGCGGGCGCCATGATGGGGGTGCGCCGCTTGCGCGGCACGTTCGCGATTCTCCTGCCGGCGGCCATGCCCAATATCATCACCGGACTGCGCCTGGGTATGGGGATTTCCTGGGCCTACCTGGTCCTGGGCGAGTTGACCGGCGTGCCCAACGGGCTGGGCGCCCTGATCATGGACGCCCGCATGCTGGGCCGGATCGACATCATCGTGATGGGGATCATCTTGATCGCCCTTATCGGCCGGCTGTGCGATGTGGGGCTTTATCTGATGCTGCGACTCAGTTTCAAAAGCGCCCGGAGGATACCGTGA
- a CDS encoding VTT domain-containing protein, with the protein MATGEFRRLIEDAARTTNWKRSGAFPQFDLVLLGTDGQAHGWRTPLVCRSRRRRQVQPCVSRESIRGLRYLHWFLTGQRATPEQVTAECLRSGSETLAWAVSRFMLRDWVQGRFGDKLAPINAGIEREGAFNLFSLRIVPVFPFFVINLLMGLTRMRPLTFFWVSQIGMLAGTVVYVNAGRQKVNPMFDKIDQLCVKTLRTQPVGRDTGRMPHPPLTKVWSSAKKADKSALGGIK; encoded by the coding sequence ATGGCAACCGGGGAATTCCGGCGGCTGATCGAAGACGCGGCGCGCACAACAAACTGGAAGCGCTCCGGAGCATTCCCGCAATTCGATCTGGTTCTGCTCGGCACGGATGGCCAAGCCCACGGATGGCGAACTCCACTGGTTTGTCGATCAAGACGCCGCCGGCAAGTCCAACCTTGCGTCAGTCGGGAATCAATCCGTGGGCTACGCTATCTGCACTGGTTTTTGACCGGCCAACGGGCGACCCCGGAGCAAGTGACCGCCGAGTGCCTTCGCTCCGGGTCCGAAACCCTGGCCTGGGCCGTTTCCCGCTTTATGCTGCGGGATTGGGTTCAGGGCAGGTTCGGCGACAAATTGGCGCCCATCAACGCCGGCATCGAAAGGGAGGGTGCTTTCAATCTTTTTTCTCTCCGTATAGTGCCGGTTTTCCCGTTTTTCGTCATCAACCTGCTGATGGGGCTCACCCGCATGCGGCCGTTGACCTTTTTCTGGGTGTCGCAGATCGGCATGCTGGCCGGGACCGTGGTCTATGTCAATGCCGGCAGGCAAAAGGTGAACCCGATGTTCGATAAAATCGATCAATTGTGCGTCAAAACTCTTCGCACCCAACCAGTTGGACGCGACACGGGTAGGATGCCGCACCCTCCTCTCACGAAGGTTTGGAGCTCAGCAAAAAAAGCCGACAAATCGGCTTTGGGAGGCATAAAATGA